The Halobacillus amylolyticus nucleotide sequence CTGTGATTGAGAAAAATGCAAGGGTGTTGATTTTAGGATCCATTCCAGGAGAGAAGTCATTAGAAAGTAATCAATATTATGGAAACCCTCGAAATCATTTTTGGAAGATTATATTTTCGATTTATGAAGAGAAGGAAATAGAAGATTACGAAAAGAGGCTGTCTTTCCTTAAAGACCACCAGTTAGCCCTATGGGATGTGATCTATTCATGCCAAAGAAAAGGCAGTCTTGACTCGAACATAAGAGCTGAAGTACCGAATCAATTAACAGAACTGATACAAGTACATAGGCAGCTAAAATTAATCGTATTTAATGGAACGAAGGCCTATGCTACTTTTAAGAAACATTTTGATAAGACAATGCTTACTGGTGTTGATTTTAAAAAGCTGCCTTCTACAAGTCCTGTTCCAGGTAAATTTAATAAAACAATGGAGGGAAAAATAGAAGAGTGGAAAATAATAAAGGAGTATTCCTGATAAAAGAGGCGGCCTTGCTATGAAGCAAGGCCGCCTTTCTTTGAACTATTCACATATTCATGAACCTCTTTTTAAGAGGTCGCGAAGGATGGAACCAACGGTAATTATTGTAATTGTAAGCATTAAAATCAATGTAAAGGAAATAGGAAAAGCTTGATAGATACCAATTGAAAAGCCTGTAAGCATAATGAATAAAAACGTCCTTTTTTTAAGCTTCATAGTAGTATTCAGCTAGGTGTGGATCGTGGATCTGCCTAACCTTTCGTCACCTCATTTCGATATTATTATTTCATAAATAGTACATATCATGTCTGATTCAACAACCATAGCGGACGATCTTTCAGCAAAAGCATACTGATTTTTCACCACATGTATTTACTTTGTCTGTGATGTCTATACTATGTAAATAACAATCTTAGTCAAACCATGTGAAATCGTGGATGTATGCTTGGAATGATGGTCATTTTGTGCGTGGTATTTAAAGATTTATAAATGTTAAAAGGAGGGGAGCATTTGGATAGGGTAACATTGCATGAACAGGTGATTTCTTTAAAAGGGAAAATTTTTTCAGGTCAATTAAAGTTTAAATGTAGAGACGACTATATTCTTCAACAGCTTGACAAAGTAAAAGAAGAGGATGATGGACTAATAGATGTAAGCACAGTTTCTTCATCATTAATTATTCTATTGGACGCAACAAAAGATGAATCGTTATAAGAAAGGCCTCCTCATTTTTAAAAGGGGGCCTTTTTTCTATTCTTCTTCAGCTATTTCCTGTTCTTCTTTCCAAGCTTTAATGGAAAGAATTTGTTGATCTTCCATTTCTATAACTTTGAAGTGATAGGATTCATGTGATAAAACGGATCCTTCATTCACGTCTATCAATCGATTGTACATCCATCCGGAAATGGTATCGACGTCTTCATTTTCTAGTTCTATGTCAAAATAGTCATTGGTATCTTGGATAGATGTTTTCCCATCTAAGATAAAGGAGCCATCTTCTTTTAAAGTAATAGTTTGTACTTCCTCATGGTCAAATTCGTCCCTTATATCGCCGACAATCTCTTCAATGATGTCTTCGGCGGTAATCATCCCTGAAGTTCCTCCATATTCATCCGTCAAAACAACAAGATGAGTGCGCTCTTGCTGCATTCTTAATAGAAGATCGTGAATAGGTATATTTTCAAAAACCTTTAAAACAGGGCGAACGTATGGCTCAAGTGTTTCGACCTTGTTCCAGTCGTTATAAAAGAGTTCTTTTAAATGGAGGACACCAATAATGTGGTCCTTATCATCTTGAAATACAGGATATCTTGTAAATCGTTCTTGATTCATAAATTGTAAAGATTCTTCCATTGGATCCTCGATGTCTACAACTGACATATCTGTACGAGGAATCATGATTTCTTTCGCAGTCCGATTATCAAATTCAAAAATTCGATCAACATACTCAAATTCGGACTGATTAATTTCTCCTTGCTGATAACTCTGGCTTAAGATATGACGCAGCTCCTCTTCAGAATGGACTTCCTCAGATTCTTTCGCAGTCTGATAGCCAAAGGAACGGACTAACAAGTTTGCTGAGCCATTTAAAAACCAAATTAAGGGATACATAATCTTACTGTATATGATTAAAGGGGTGGCGAGCATAACTGTAAGATTTTCCGATTTTTGTATGGCGATAGTTTTTGGAGCAAGTTCCCCAAGTACGACATGTAAAAAGGTAATGACAAAAAAAGCAATCGCAAAGGTAATGGTATGGCTAACCGATGAAGGTAGGTCAAACCCTTCCAGTAATGGATGAAGGAGAACTTCTAAGGTGGGTTCTCCTAACCAACCTAACCCAAGAGCAGTAATGGTTATACCAAGCTGACAAGCTGACAGATAGTAATCTAAATTACCCGTTACTCTTAAGGCTCTAAGTGCTTTCTTATTACCGTCAGCAGCCCGGGCTTCTAATCTGGTACGTCTTACTTTCACAATTGCAAATTCGCTTGCAACGAAGAACGCCGTTAAAAGAATTAACAGGGCCACCGCTACAAGCTTAATCGTCTCTTCCATATCAAATCTCCTCTAAACTCAAGTTATGGAGAAAAGTCTCCAATTTATATTGTATCGAAACAGATACAATAATGCCAATTGAAAGTATAGGAATAGTATGAAGGTTTGTTTACTTTTTAGGAATCATTTAAACCATATTATAATGAAGAAACTTGGGTGATTTTAGTGATAAATATAAAGGGAGCTATTAATTACATCCTCTCCGTTTTGCTTAAGTGCGTACAGAATTTCCTGTATTGTGATATAATTTTGTTAATCTTTCATACATATACATATTATCCGGTAATGTGTCGGTTGATTATATGAAAAGAGACGCCCATTAGGACGTCTCTCTTCTATATTTTATTAAGGGGAGGTACATTCATAGTTTTCGTTTATGCTTTAAAGCTTTAGGGTGTTCTAGAAAGATTTTTGTTAAAAAAGTTATCGAATTAGTTTTCCTTAAGGTTTATGATCGAAGGATATAGGTTAAAATAGGCAGAAGGCATAAAAAGGAACGGGAAGGGTGGCTTATGGAAAAATATACGGGAGATATTGTCATGTTCCCAAGATGGAAGACGAAGTTAGAGAGAGAAGGCCTCGAGGCTGTTAGAGAGAAAAAATATCAGGAGGCTGTTGAACTTCTTCTTCCTTTAGTTAATTACGAAGTGGCTTCTTGTGAGGTTATGACAGGACTATTAATGAGCTGGATCGAACTTGGACAATACAATGAGGCAGAGGAATTGTGCCAAGACCAAATGAGATCTGATCAAGAACACTATTATCATTACCTACATATATACATAACGATACTATTTCAAGACAATCGCTATCTAGAGCTGGTGGATTTATTAGATGAAATTTTTGAGACAGAAGACATTCCTCATCAAAGTCGCACACAATTATGGCAAATGTATGAGGTTAGTAGTAAATTGCTTCAAGATTCTTATCAAAAAGAAGGGGAAAAACTAGCTCAATCATTTTTTACAGCTATCGAGAATGATGACTTACATAATCAATGGCGTTCCATCCAACAGCTGACAAAACAACCGATATTGAATAATATAGAAGCATTTGAGAAGGTACTGATATGCGACTCGGTCCATCCAATTATTAAAACAGCCATCATCCATTGGTTCAGAGATAACAGAGTTGACCGTAAGATTCATTTGCTTAAATTCTCAAAAGATATTACTGTCATTCCTTCACAGTTGCATTCGTTTGAATCTGAATACATCATTCAACAAATTCAACTAAGGCTTGGTGCAGTGGAGCAAAGCAATCCCACAATGTATGAGATGGTGATTAGGTTATTAAATCATTACTGTTACGTTCGTTATCCACTGTATCCTAGTGAAAATGAGCTTGATTATATTGTGGAAGCTTTAAAACAGCTTGGTCATGAATACTTACAAATCCCTTATCCTTCAAAACAGGACAGTGTAGAAGTTGAAAAATACAAGGAAGAGATTGAACTGTGTGAACAACATTATGTCTTGCTAGTTGGAGAATGATAAAGCGGTCGTTTCTATTTTCAAGTATAGAACAGTTACAGATGTTGAAAGCGTCTATGTTTGTGTTATAATGTAGTGGTTGCAAATGAGATTCGTGTGTATATAGAATCATAGAATCGATTAATGGTCGTCATCAGACGTAAAAGGAAATTATAGATGTTGGAGGGAATTTTATGTCAGCAAAATGGGAAAAGCAAGAAGGTAATCAAGGGACACTTACAGTTGAGGTACCCGTAGAAGATTTCAACAAAGCCCTTGATGGAGCCTTTAAAAAAGTAGTGAAAGAGGTTCAAGTGCCTGGTTTCCGAAAAGGAAAGGTACCACGCAAACTTTTTGAACAGCGTTTCGGTGTAGAGTCTCTTTATCAAGATGCCCTTGATATCGTTTTACCGGATGCATACTCTAATGCTGTTGAGGAAACAGGTATAGAGCCAGTCGATCGTCCGGAAGTTGATGTGAAACAAATTGAAAAAGGTGAACCACTTGTTTTTACTGCTGAAGTTACAGTGAAGCCTGAGGTGAAACTTGGAGAGTACAAAGGTCTTGAAGTGGAAGAACTAAGTACTGAAGTAACAGATGAAGATGTTGAAAATGAACTAAAACAGCTTCAAGAAAAACAAGCTGAACTTGTTGTAAAAGAGGACGGCAAAGTAGAAGACGGTGACACTGTAGTCATGGACTTCGAAGGATTCGTTGACGGTGAAGCCTTCGAAGGTGGACAAGCCGATAATTACTCACTTGAAATTGGGTCAGGATCATTTATCCCAGGCTTTGAAGAACAGCTTGTAGGCAAGAAATCAGGCGAAGAAATAGATGTTGAAGTAACTTTCCCAGAAGAATATCATGCAGAGGACCTTGCCGGTAAGAAAGCAACGTTTAAAGTGAAGATTCATGAAATAAAAGGAAAAGAACTTCCTGAACTTGATGATGAACTTGCTAAAGATGTTGACGAAGAAGTTGAATCATTAGATGAGCTTACGAAGAAAACACGTGAACGTCTTGAAGAGCAGAAGAAGACAGAAGCGGATAATCACAAGCGCGATACACTCGTTCAAAAAGCAAGTGAAAATGCGGAAGTAGATGTTCCACAATCTATGGTTGATACAGAACTTGACCGTATGGTTAGTGAGTTCGAACAACGCCTGCAAATGCAAGGGATGACAAAAGACATGTACTTCCAGTTCACAGGTCAAGATGAAGACGCACTTCGTGAACAAATGCAAGAGGATGCTGGGAAGCGAGTAAAAACAAACCTTACGTTAGAAGCGATCGCTAACGCAGAAAATGTAGAAGCTTCTGATGAAGACGTAAACGCAGAGCTTGAGAACATGGCTTCTATGTATCAAACGGACGTAGCGCAGCTGACTCAAATGCTTGGCGGAAATACAGATATGATTAAAGAAGATCTAAAAGTCCGTAAGGCGATTGACGTTTTAGTTGATAATAGTAAAACAGAATAGTAAGCTAAGAAGACAAGGAGCAAGATGCCCCTTGTCTTCTCATATATTTATGTTACATAAGGAATACCAAAAATTGATTGAACCATGTATGAACCACCTGCCTTTTCACATATAATAATAGAGCGCCTAAAGTTTGACTTAATGATTATATATCTACATAATGAGGATGGTGCAAAAAGACCATGCACACCTCTAAATAGGTATTGCTTTTTTGTTCTTAATGAATCTGGTATGATGGGCAAAAGAAACAGGTGCTCGAATACTAAGGTGGATTCTTCAGTCGCATACTATTGCGTCATTTTATTAAGGGGTGAATTGGAATGTTTAAATTTAATGAAGAAAAAGGGCAGCTTAAATGTTCTTTCTGCGGAAAGAGTCAAGAACAAGTTCGAAAACTGGTAGCTGGACCTGGCGTTTATATATGTGATGAATGTATTGAACTATGTACGGAAATTGTGGAAGAAGAATTAGGTAATGAAGAGGAAGTGGAATTTAAAGAAGTTCCTAAGCCTCAGGAAATTCGCGGTATTCTTAATGATTATGTAATTGGTCAGGATCAGGCGAAAAAGAATTTGTCTGTAGCGGTTTACAATCATTACAAGCGGATAAATGCTGGTGTGAAAGGGAATGACGATGTGGAGTTGGCTAAGAGTAACATTCTGATGCTTGGGCCAACAGGTAGCGGGAAGACTTTGCTTGCTCAAACACTTGCACGGATCTTAAATGTGCCGTTTGCCATTGCTGATGCTACATCATTAACAGAAGCAGGGTACGTTGGTGAGGATGTAGAGAACATTCTGCTTAAACTTATCCAAGCGGCAGATTATGATGTAGAAAAAGCAGAAAAAGGCATCATATATATTGATGAAATTGATAAGGTTGCTCGTAAATCAGAGAATCCGTCAATTACACGTGATGTCTCAGGTGAGGGTGTACAGCAGGCATTGCTTAAAATTCTTGAAGGGACACAGGCAAGTGTGCCTCCACAAGGCGGTCGTAAGCACCCACATCAAGAATTTATTCAAATTGATACAACGAATGTATTGTTTATTGTCGGTGGTGCATTTGATGGTATTGAACAAATCATTAAACGCCGTCTAGGTAAAAAAGTCATTGGCTTTGGTTCCGGTCAGGTCGATGTAGACGAAGAGAAAGACGAACTTCTATCAAAAATACTTCCTGAAGACTTATTAAGTTATGGGCTTATTCCTGAATTTATTGGTCGTCTTCCTGTTATCGGAAGCCTTGAGCAGTTAGATGAAAAAGCATTGATTGAAATCTTGACACAACCTAAAAATGCTCTTGTTAAACAATATCAAAAGCTTCTACAAATTGATCATGTGGAGCTTGAGTTTGAAGAAGAAGCACTTCGCGAAATTTCAAAATTAGCGATCGAGCGTAAGACGGGCGCACGAGGACTTCGTTCCATCATTGAAGGTATCATGCTTGATGTGATGTACGATCTGCCATCTCGTGATGACATAGAAAAGTGTATTATTACAAAAGAGACAGTAACAGCGGAAAAAAGTCATCCTAAGTTGATTCTGACAGATGGTACTGTCGAGGATGAAAATAAAGAAACACCTAAGGAAAGTGCTTAAACCTATAAGTAATCTCATGATTTCTTAACTGTGAGCCGCGCTACGTTTCCAAGTAGCGCGGCTTCTATAATATAGTGAAGTAATTCATACATAGAGCATGAATCGACGGTTGATGGTTCATAATAGGCGTAGAGTATTGGTGAAAGGAAGGTCTAACTCTACGGTCTTTTTCCCTATGGCTAACGTTTTACATTCTATATAGATTTCTATATGATAAATATACGAATGTGCATAATTCGGAGGTGCAAACATTGACAGATAAATTTAGAACGCAAATCCCCCTCCTTCCATTAAGAGGACTATTGGTGTACCCATCTATGGTACTTCACCTTGATGTAGGTAGAGATAAATCAGTGCAAGCATTAGAGCAAGCAATGATGGATAACAATGAAGTGTTTTTAGCTTCACAAAAGGAAATAAATATCGATGAACCTACTGCTGACGATATTTACAGTGTAGGAACAGTAGCAACTGTTAAGCAGATGGTGAAACTTCCTAATGGTACAAATCGCGTTTTGGTCGAAGGACTTTATCGTGCTTCGGTAGAGCATATAACAGAAGGGGAAGAATTTTATCGGGCGGACATCACTAAACTTGAGGATGTCCATGAAGATCTAAATGAAGAAGAAGCCTTAATGAGAACATTACTGAGTCAATTCGAGCAGTATGTCAAGGTCTCAAAAAAGGTCAGCCAAGAAACGTTTAATACGGTATCTGATATCGATGATCCTAGTCACCTTGCAGATATGGTTACCTCACACCTTCCTATAAAAATAAAAGACAAGCAAAGTATATTAGAAATGGAAAACGTAACCGCACGTTTGAAACAGCTTATTGAAATTATCGGGAACGAACGTGACGTACTGCAGATAGAACAAAAAATTGGTCAACGTGTAAAGAAGTCAATGGAGAAAACGCAAAAAGAGTATTATTTGCGTGAGCAAATGAAAGCGATCCAAAGTGAGTTGGGTGATAAAGACGGCAAGTCCGGTGAGGTTGCGCAACTTCGTGAAAAAATCGAGGAGGCTCACATGCCTGAACGGGTTGAAGCCATCGCTCAGAAGGAACTAGGAAGATACGAGAAAGTTCCACAAAGCTCAGCAGAGAGCTCAGTCATTCGCAATTACATTGAGTGGCTCGTTTCCCTCCCATGGTCTAAAGAAACTGAAGATAATCTCGATGTTGTCCATGCAGAGAAAATCCTGGATGAAGATCATTATGGTTTAGAAAAAGTGAAAGAGCGGGTGTTAGAGTATTTAGCTGTACAGCAGCTTACACAGTCCATTAAAGGACCCATCCTCTGTTTAGTAGGACCTCCAGGTGTCGGTAAAACTTCCCTCGCTAAATCAATCGGGAGGGCAATTAATCGTAATTTTGTCAGAATCTCATTAGGCGGTATCCGTGATGAGGCAGAAATTCGTGGACATAGAAGAACTTATATTGGTGCTATGCCAGGTCGGATTATCCAGGGAATGAAGAGAGCTGAAACGATAAACCCAGTCTTCTTATTAGATGAAATTGACAAAATGGCTAGTGACTTTCGTGGGGATCCTTCCTCTGCCATGCTTGAGGTATTAGATCCAGAGCAAAACGGTACATTCAGTGATCACTTTATTGAAGAACACTATGATTTATCAAAAGTCATGTTCATAGCTACTGCAAATACAGTGACCTCGATTCCGGGACCATTGCTCGATCGGATGGAAATGATCTCAATTGCTGGGTATACAGAAATAGAAAAGCTTCATATAGCCAAAGAACATCTGCTTCCTAAACAAATTAAGGAAAACGGGTTAACGAAGAGCCAACTTCAATTTAAAGAAGAAGCATTACTGAAGCTTATTCGTAAGTACACGCGTGAAGCCGGTGTCCGTAATCTAGAGCGTCAGTTGGCAAGCGTATGCCGAAAAGCTGCAAAGATTATCGTTGGTAAAGAAAAAAAACGCATTGTTGTTACAGAGAAACAACTTGAAGAACTTCTTGGTCGCCCGCAATTCCGCTATGGACAAGCAGAACTTGAAGATCAAATTGGTGCGGCTACGGGTCTTGCCTATACTGCAGCAGGCGGTGATACGTTATCAATAGAAGTATCGATTTACCCTGGTAAAGGTAACTTAACGTTAACGGGTAAACTTGGCGATGTAATGAAGGAATCTGCGCAAGCCGCGTTTAGTTATATTCGTTCAAAAGCTGACGACCTGCATATTGATCCGGACTTTGTAGAGAACAATGATATTCATATACACGTTCCTGAAGGAGCTACGCCTAAGGATGGCCCTTCTGCAGGGATAACGATGGCAACTGCGCTCGTTTCAGCTTTAACTGGTCGACCTGTAAAAAAAGAAGTCGGTATGACAGGGGAAATTACACTTAGGGGCCGTGTTCTGCCTATTGGTGGGTTAAAACAGAAGTCTCTTAGTGCCCATCGTGCAGGGCTTACAACAATTATTATCCCATTTGAGAATGAAAAAGATTTAGAAGATATCCCGGAAAGTGTACGTGAAGGACTAACATTTGTTCCTGTGAAGCATTTAGACGAAGTGCTGGATCAGGCGTTGGCAGTTGAAAATCATGAAAGTTAATCAAGCGGACATAGTGATTAGTGCCGCCAGTAAGAAGCAATACCCTAAAGAGTTTATTCCGGAGATTGCTTTAGCAGGCCGTTCTAATGTTGGGAAATCCTCTTTTATCAATAAAATGATTCAGCGAAAGAACTTAGCGAGAACATCTTCAAAGCCTGGAAAAACGCAAACGTTAAATTTTTATAAAATAAATGAAAGTTTTCATTTTGTCGATGTGCCGGGGTATGGGTACGCGAAGGTTTCTAAGAAAGAACGCGCCAAATGGGGACGTATGATGGAGGAGTATTTTGCTGAAAGAGAACAACTTCAAGCAACAGCTCTAGTCATCGATGTCAGGCATCGCCCTACTGAAGATGATTGTGTGATGTACGATTATTTGAAACACTTTGAGCTCCCAGTCATGGTGATTGCCACTAAACTGGATAAAATAAAAAAAGGACAACGCGATAAACAATTGAAACTCGTTGCTGAAACGCTTGAAATGGATGATGCAGATCAGCTCATCCCCTTTTCTTCTGAAACGGGAGAAGGAAAAGATGCAGCATGGAAGAAGATGTTGGAGCACTTAAATAGCTATCATTAAAAAAACGGGTATCACCATTTTTGGTGATCCCTTTTTTGATCAACTGGCTTTATCCAATTTTGTAAGTATTAACTGAAGGGGGACGGGTTCGTTTGACTGAATCTAAAGAAATGATTCGTGTAGATAAACTAAATAAATATTTTGGGGACCTGCACGTTCTTAAAGATATAGACTTCAATGTAAAAGAAAGTGAAGTAGTTGTTTTAATAGGCGCCAGTGGTTCAGGAAAGAGTACGATGCTTCGTTGCTTAAATTTTCTTGAATGGAGGAACAGTGGAGAGGTGATCATTCGGGGAAAGGATGTAAACCCTAAAAAAGATAATTTAAATGTAGTAAGACAAAAAGTAGGTATGGTCTTTCAGCATTTTAATTTGTTCCCACATAAAACAGTATTGGAGAACGTGACAGAAGCACCTATTCAGGTGAAAAGAACTTCAAAAGCTGAAGCATTAAAAGAAGGAGAGAAACTGCTTAAAAAAGTTGGCTTGGGGGATAAGGCAAATGATTACCCTTCACGTTTGTCCGGCGGGCAGAAACAGCGTGTGGCTATTGCAAGAGCACTTGCGATGAAACCTGAGATCATGTTGTTTGATGAACCGACATCTGCGCTTGATCCAGAGTTAGTAGGAGAAGTTCTACAAACAATGAAGGATTTGGCCCAAGAGGGAATGACGATGGTTGTTGTCACTCATGAAATGGGCTTTGCTCGTGAAGTAGCTGATCGAGTTGTCTATATGCATGATGGAAAAATTGTTGAAACAGGTCATCCGCATGATATTTTTGATAACCCTAAAGAAGACAGAACACAGGCATTTCTAAGCTCTATATTGTAAGAGAAGGGTAAGCTTCATATAGACGGTTAAAATGGTCCGTCACGGAAAAGACTCTGTTTCCATTAGGCTTGCTCATGAATGGATAGAAAACCCCGCTTACCTGGACGAGCGGGGTTTTCGCATGTGTTATTTCTTTTTATAAAGCAAATAAATACCAAAACCAATTAAAATAACTGGCCAGAAACTTTCAACCCAATCAAATAGCAGATAGATAAAATGGAACCAGCCAGGACTAGGAGTAGATAGAAGGGCAAACAAAGCCACACCAATTAATATAAATCCAGGAATCCAGCCTGATCTTGTTTTAATAGATCTTAGGATGAACGCTGCCCCTATGAGGAGAGGATATACTCCCCAGTGATCAATCCAAAACGGGTAATGGGTTCGACCATGAAAGTGAATACCTAACCCAAGCAGCAGTGCCCCTGTAAAAATATTTGAGTATTCCTTAGTCAGGTAACTATGTAGTAAAAAAGCGATACCTATAATAATAAGTAATGTCGTCCACGAGTAAAAAGGGTTCAAATAGGGAATATTAAACTGACGTACAAGAAAATATAAACCAAGTCCAATTAATAAGAAACCTGCGAAGGAATCTGGCTTCTTCATAAATTATACCTCCAGGATTACATAGATTAGAAATGCAAAAGCCCTGTAAACGATTCAGTAAGAATTATAGAGGGGTGTTCTAAAAAATTGATTTCTTGCGATTACAAGTTTGTTTTGGTATATTACAATCGAGTTATTAATTATAGTATTTCTAATCTGAGAATATAAACTGATTGATAATCCTATCTATATCCTATCACAAGGGATTCAAAATCTGTTCATATTTTCACAGAAAAATTCAACGTTTTCATGTTATAATAAGTGGTATGTGATAAGTTAGGAACGTTATATGGGGGTAGATGAAATGCACATTTTAGCTGTCGGTCTCAATTATAAAACAGCCCCTGTGGAAATTCGGGAAAAACTTACATTTTCAGATGAGAGCTTAGCTGAGGCAATGCAGAAGCTTAATGCTCAAAAAAGCGTGCTCGAAAATGTAATCATTTCTACATGCAATCGAACAGAAATATATGCTGTTGTCGACCAGCTTCATACAGGGCGCTACTACATTAAACAATTTTTAGCTGACTGGTTTACTATTGAAAAAGAGGAATTCTCACCGTTTCTTTCTATTTATGAAGCGGATGGAGCTATGGAACATTTAATGCGTGTGACATCTGGTCTTGATTCCATGGTATTGGGAGAAACACAAATCCTGGGACAAATGAAGCAAGTTTTTTCGAAAGCTCAAGATGCCAACACCACAGGAACTATATTCAATCAATTATTCAAACAAACCGTGACAATGGCTAAGAAAGGACATAAAGACACAGGTATTGGAGAAAATGCTGTGTCCGTTAGTTATGCAGCTGTTGAATTGGCGCGCAAAATTTTTGGTGACTTGGTTCATAAACATATCGTTATTATCGGTGCAGGGAAAATGGGTGAGCTTGCCGCAAAGAACCTTCAAGGCTTTGGTGTTAAACAGGTGACGGTTCTTAATCGGACATTATCGAAAGCTCAAGTGGTCGCTGATCAATTTAGTGGACAAGCCGACACGATGGAAAATCTAGATGCCGTTCTTGCGAGCGCTGATATTGTAATTAGTTCAACAGGATCAAGTGAGTATGTTCTAACACGCAAACAAATGGAACCTATCCACCGTTCCCGAAAAGGGAAGCCGCTTTTCTTCGTAGATATTGCTGTACCAAGAGACCTTGACCCACAAATGGAAGATCTTGAAAGTGTCTTCCTTTATGACATCGATGATTTACAAGGAATTGTTGATGCTAACTTAGCTGTTCGTAAACAAGCAGCTGAGGAAATCGAAATCATGATCGAAGCTGAAATTGTAGAATTTAAAGAATGGCTTCAAACGATCGGGGTAATTCCTGTTATCTCTGCGCTTCGTGCAAAAGCGATGGGCATTCAATCTGAAACAATGAGTAGTATTGAAAGGAAAATGCCTGATCTGACAGAACGTGAAAAGAAAGTTTTGCGTAAGCATACGAAAAGTATTATCAATCAGATGCTTAAAGACCCTATTCTTCAGGCGAAGGAACTTGCTGCGCAGCCCGATGCTGAAGAATCTTTGCGCCTCTTTACACAAATCTTTGGTATTGAAGATACGGCAGAGGAGCAAGCGAAGGAACAGGAAAAAAGAAATAAGCCCGTAAAGTTTGATACAAAAGATGCTGTATCCTTTCCCACACTTACTCAAACTGCAAATTCATAGGGTGGAGGTTTACTATGTTCGAACTTAAGTGGGTCTATGAATTAATCCTCTTCCTTTACGGTTGCAGCTTAATTGGATACTTTATTGACTTTATTCAAAATAACCGGAAGGCGAATGTAGCTGCCTTCTGGTTACTTAGTATGGTTTGGGGACTACAGACCCTTTTTTTATTAAGACAAATTTTTGTGGAAGAAAGTTTCCCTATCATGACGGTTTATGATGGTCTCTATTTTTATGCATGGGTATTAGTAACGTTTTCGTTAATTATAAACCGATTGTTTCGTGTGGATTTTCTTGTCTTTTTCACGAATGTTCTAGGGTTTTTAGTTATGTTGCTCCACATTTCAACGAGAGCACAAAATATTCTTGATGATCAGGGGATTGAATTAGTTCATGAAATGTTGGTTGCTCATATTACGTTAGCGATCATCTCTTATGGCTTTTTCA carries:
- the lon gene encoding endopeptidase La, encoding MVLHLDVGRDKSVQALEQAMMDNNEVFLASQKEINIDEPTADDIYSVGTVATVKQMVKLPNGTNRVLVEGLYRASVEHITEGEEFYRADITKLEDVHEDLNEEEALMRTLLSQFEQYVKVSKKVSQETFNTVSDIDDPSHLADMVTSHLPIKIKDKQSILEMENVTARLKQLIEIIGNERDVLQIEQKIGQRVKKSMEKTQKEYYLREQMKAIQSELGDKDGKSGEVAQLREKIEEAHMPERVEAIAQKELGRYEKVPQSSAESSVIRNYIEWLVSLPWSKETEDNLDVVHAEKILDEDHYGLEKVKERVLEYLAVQQLTQSIKGPILCLVGPPGVGKTSLAKSIGRAINRNFVRISLGGIRDEAEIRGHRRTYIGAMPGRIIQGMKRAETINPVFLLDEIDKMASDFRGDPSSAMLEVLDPEQNGTFSDHFIEEHYDLSKVMFIATANTVTSIPGPLLDRMEMISIAGYTEIEKLHIAKEHLLPKQIKENGLTKSQLQFKEEALLKLIRKYTREAGVRNLERQLASVCRKAAKIIVGKEKKRIVVTEKQLEELLGRPQFRYGQAELEDQIGAATGLAYTAAGGDTLSIEVSIYPGKGNLTLTGKLGDVMKESAQAAFSYIRSKADDLHIDPDFVENNDIHIHVPEGATPKDGPSAGITMATALVSALTGRPVKKEVGMTGEITLRGRVLPIGGLKQKSLSAHRAGLTTIIIPFENEKDLEDIPESVREGLTFVPVKHLDEVLDQALAVENHES
- the yihA gene encoding ribosome biogenesis GTP-binding protein YihA/YsxC, which translates into the protein MKVNQADIVISAASKKQYPKEFIPEIALAGRSNVGKSSFINKMIQRKNLARTSSKPGKTQTLNFYKINESFHFVDVPGYGYAKVSKKERAKWGRMMEEYFAEREQLQATALVIDVRHRPTEDDCVMYDYLKHFELPVMVIATKLDKIKKGQRDKQLKLVAETLEMDDADQLIPFSSETGEGKDAAWKKMLEHLNSYH
- a CDS encoding amino acid ABC transporter ATP-binding protein, giving the protein MIRVDKLNKYFGDLHVLKDIDFNVKESEVVVLIGASGSGKSTMLRCLNFLEWRNSGEVIIRGKDVNPKKDNLNVVRQKVGMVFQHFNLFPHKTVLENVTEAPIQVKRTSKAEALKEGEKLLKKVGLGDKANDYPSRLSGGQKQRVAIARALAMKPEIMLFDEPTSALDPELVGEVLQTMKDLAQEGMTMVVVTHEMGFAREVADRVVYMHDGKIVETGHPHDIFDNPKEDRTQAFLSSIL
- a CDS encoding LiaI-LiaF-like domain-containing protein, which produces MKKPDSFAGFLLIGLGLYFLVRQFNIPYLNPFYSWTTLLIIIGIAFLLHSYLTKEYSNIFTGALLLGLGIHFHGRTHYPFWIDHWGVYPLLIGAAFILRSIKTRSGWIPGFILIGVALFALLSTPSPGWFHFIYLLFDWVESFWPVILIGFGIYLLYKKK
- the hemA gene encoding glutamyl-tRNA reductase — encoded protein: MHILAVGLNYKTAPVEIREKLTFSDESLAEAMQKLNAQKSVLENVIISTCNRTEIYAVVDQLHTGRYYIKQFLADWFTIEKEEFSPFLSIYEADGAMEHLMRVTSGLDSMVLGETQILGQMKQVFSKAQDANTTGTIFNQLFKQTVTMAKKGHKDTGIGENAVSVSYAAVELARKIFGDLVHKHIVIIGAGKMGELAAKNLQGFGVKQVTVLNRTLSKAQVVADQFSGQADTMENLDAVLASADIVISSTGSSEYVLTRKQMEPIHRSRKGKPLFFVDIAVPRDLDPQMEDLESVFLYDIDDLQGIVDANLAVRKQAAEEIEIMIEAEIVEFKEWLQTIGVIPVISALRAKAMGIQSETMSSIERKMPDLTEREKKVLRKHTKSIINQMLKDPILQAKELAAQPDAEESLRLFTQIFGIEDTAEEQAKEQEKRNKPVKFDTKDAVSFPTLTQTANS